In the genome of Rhodoferax fermentans, one region contains:
- a CDS encoding M20/M25/M40 family metallo-hydrolase — translation MNAPVSTTLLNTPQALDQVSRAWDQDIVKQLSDYIAIPAKSPMFDPDWAQHGFIDTVVRNAFEWVQAQKVPGLQIEIVRLPGRTPVLFFELAASQGATQSQAPNPDNTRASGQTVMFYGHLDKQPEFTGWRADLGPWTPKYLEGKLYGRGGADDGYAIYAAVAAIQALQSQQVAHPRIVGLVETCEESGSRDLLPYIDALKPRLGEVGLVICLDSGAGNYDQLWLTNSLRGMASGVLKVEVLTEGVHSGDASGLVPSSFRILRHVLDRLEDSATGRLLPAQFHCEVPADRLVQAQATANILGDEIYKRFPWAHADCGGASQSMLPTTTDPLQALLNRTWLPTLSVTGVEGMPDLQNAGNVLRPYTAFKLSLRLPPLVDAASAVADLKTLLEDNAPYRAKVTFDHAAGATGWNAPSTAPWFEQALNAASQSCFGAPCGYIGQGGTIPLMNMLSMGFPKAQMMVCGVLGPKSNAHGPNEFLHVPYAKKLTAAVAQVIAAAAYAA, via the coding sequence ATGAATGCACCCGTCAGCACCACTCTTTTGAACACACCCCAGGCCTTGGACCAGGTCAGCCGCGCCTGGGACCAGGACATTGTCAAACAGCTCAGCGACTACATCGCGATCCCCGCCAAGTCACCGATGTTTGACCCTGACTGGGCGCAGCATGGGTTCATCGACACCGTGGTGCGCAACGCTTTTGAATGGGTGCAGGCGCAAAAGGTGCCCGGCTTGCAGATCGAGATCGTGCGCCTGCCCGGACGCACACCAGTGCTGTTTTTTGAATTGGCCGCATCGCAAGGCGCTACACAATCACAAGCACCAAACCCTGATAACACCAGGGCTAGCGGCCAAACTGTCATGTTTTACGGGCATCTGGACAAACAGCCCGAGTTCACCGGCTGGCGTGCCGACCTGGGGCCGTGGACTCCCAAATACCTGGAAGGCAAGTTGTATGGCCGCGGTGGCGCCGACGACGGTTACGCCATCTACGCGGCGGTGGCAGCGATCCAGGCGCTGCAAAGCCAGCAGGTTGCCCACCCGCGCATCGTGGGCTTGGTAGAGACCTGCGAAGAGAGTGGCTCGCGTGACTTGCTGCCCTACATCGACGCGCTCAAACCCCGCCTGGGCGAGGTTGGCCTGGTGATCTGCCTGGACTCGGGCGCGGGCAATTACGACCAGCTCTGGCTCACCAACAGCCTGCGTGGCATGGCCAGTGGGGTGCTCAAGGTTGAGGTGCTGACCGAAGGCGTGCATTCGGGTGACGCCAGCGGCCTGGTGCCGTCGAGCTTTCGCATCCTGCGCCACGTACTGGATCGGCTCGAAGACAGCGCCACCGGCCGCTTGTTGCCCGCGCAGTTCCACTGCGAGGTGCCAGCGGACCGGCTGGTCCAGGCGCAGGCTACGGCAAACATCCTGGGTGACGAGATCTACAAACGTTTCCCCTGGGCGCATGCCGACTGCGGTGGCGCCTCACAAAGCATGCTGCCCACCACCACCGACCCGCTGCAGGCGTTGCTGAACCGCACCTGGCTGCCGACCCTGAGCGTGACCGGTGTCGAGGGGATGCCCGACCTGCAAAACGCGGGCAATGTGCTGCGCCCCTACACCGCCTTCAAACTGTCCTTGCGCCTGCCCCCTCTGGTGGACGCTGCCAGCGCGGTGGCCGACCTCAAAACCCTGCTCGAAGACAACGCGCCCTACCGGGCCAAGGTCACCTTTGACCACGCGGCCGGCGCCACCGGCTGGAACGCCCCGAGCACCGCACCGTGGTTCGAGCAGGCGCTCAACGCCGCCTCACAGAGCTGTTTTGGCGCACCCTGCGGCTACATCGGCCAGGGCGGCACCATACCGCTCATGAACATGTTGTCCATGGGTTTCCCGAAAGCCCAGATGATGGTCTGTGGTGTGCTCGGCCCCAAGAGCAACGCCCACGGGCCCAACGAGTTTTTGCATGTGCCCTATGCCAAAAAACTCACGGCGGCGGTGGCGCAGGTGATTGCGGCGGCGGCCTACGCGGCCTGA
- a CDS encoding methyl-accepting chemotaxis protein produces MGLKTHKKQSVARRLALLSLTGLTLVLMLVAMTIGVIEWRSVHGLMRQSVGEKLQGIVAVADASEHTNREMAVRNFTRFRNEFDPALTYNKDTSELLSFGVPVNGDFSSVDRFNKDTGGVATVFSRKGDDFERVTTSLKKQDGERAMGTLLDRKHPAYALAMAGQTYTGPALLFGKPYMTHYEPVKDSSGQVIGIFFIGQDIGLQQAALEKQIIETRFFDSGGAYLIEVSGPAAEARFVVHPTASGKKLSELSPQAEGFVTELMTSPDGYLPQALPLLNGATDQRWVMVRKLELGKRWLVAEVSASEAMAQYWTNMSLIWALLAATALLLGLGLYLLVRRTVSQPLHELATAVLAVAQGDLTRTFESNRRDEIGELVTETEGMRLRYLQALQQVRHAAENIGTASSEIASGNQDLSQRTEQTASNLQRTASSMTQLTGAVQQSAAAAHQANQLAASAASVAARGGVVVGEVVSTMDEINQSSRRIADIISVIDSIAFQTNILALNAAVEAARAGEQGRGFAVVATEVRSLAGRSAEAAREIKALITASVDKVESGSRLVQNAGDTMREIVDSVQRVSDIIGEISAAAAEQSQGISSVNVAVGELDQMTQQNAALVEQSAAAAESLRDQAQRLEQAVSVFKLAHLATLSQTALAAQAPAPRLGQPHFQALGHTRG; encoded by the coding sequence ATGGGCTTGAAGACACACAAGAAACAATCGGTCGCTCGCCGCCTGGCGTTGCTGTCCTTGACCGGTCTGACCCTGGTTCTGATGCTGGTGGCCATGACCATCGGGGTCATTGAATGGCGCAGCGTGCATGGCCTGATGCGCCAGTCGGTCGGTGAGAAGCTGCAGGGCATTGTGGCGGTGGCCGATGCCTCCGAGCACACCAACCGCGAGATGGCGGTGCGCAACTTCACCCGGTTTCGCAACGAGTTTGACCCGGCACTCACCTACAACAAAGACACCAGTGAACTGCTGAGTTTTGGCGTGCCGGTGAACGGTGACTTCAGCTCGGTGGACCGCTTCAACAAGGACACCGGCGGTGTGGCCACCGTGTTTTCACGCAAGGGGGATGACTTTGAGCGCGTCACCACCTCGCTGAAAAAGCAGGATGGTGAGCGGGCCATGGGCACCCTGCTGGACCGCAAACACCCGGCCTACGCCCTGGCCATGGCGGGCCAGACCTACACCGGCCCGGCGCTGCTGTTTGGCAAGCCCTACATGACACATTACGAGCCGGTCAAAGACAGCAGCGGGCAGGTGATTGGCATCTTCTTCATCGGCCAGGACATCGGCCTGCAGCAGGCCGCGCTGGAGAAACAGATCATCGAGACCCGTTTTTTTGACAGCGGTGGCGCCTACCTGATCGAGGTCAGCGGCCCTGCCGCCGAGGCACGTTTTGTGGTGCACCCCACCGCCAGCGGCAAAAAGCTGAGCGAGCTGTCCCCCCAGGCCGAGGGCTTTGTGACCGAACTCATGACAAGCCCAGACGGTTATCTGCCGCAAGCCCTGCCCCTGCTCAACGGCGCCACCGATCAGCGCTGGGTGATGGTGCGCAAGCTGGAGCTGGGCAAACGCTGGCTGGTGGCCGAGGTCAGTGCGTCCGAGGCCATGGCCCAGTACTGGACCAACATGAGCCTGATATGGGCGCTGCTGGCCGCCACCGCGCTGCTGCTGGGCCTGGGGCTGTACCTGCTGGTGCGGCGCACGGTGAGCCAGCCACTGCACGAACTGGCCACGGCGGTGCTGGCGGTGGCGCAAGGGGATCTGACGCGCACCTTTGAGAGCAACCGGCGTGACGAGATTGGTGAACTGGTGACCGAAACCGAAGGCATGCGACTGCGTTATTTGCAGGCGCTGCAACAGGTACGCCACGCGGCCGAGAACATTGGCACCGCCAGTTCCGAGATCGCCAGCGGCAACCAGGACCTGAGCCAGCGCACCGAACAGACCGCCAGCAACCTGCAACGCACCGCTTCCAGCATGACGCAGCTGACCGGGGCGGTGCAGCAGTCGGCCGCCGCAGCACACCAGGCCAACCAGCTGGCGGCGTCGGCCGCATCGGTGGCAGCACGCGGCGGGGTGGTGGTGGGTGAGGTGGTCAGCACCATGGACGAGATCAACCAGAGCTCGCGCCGGATTGCCGACATCATCAGTGTGATCGACAGCATCGCGTTCCAGACCAACATCCTGGCACTCAACGCGGCGGTGGAAGCCGCCCGCGCCGGCGAACAGGGACGTGGGTTTGCGGTGGTGGCCACCGAAGTACGTAGCCTGGCCGGGCGCAGCGCGGAGGCCGCGCGTGAGATCAAGGCGCTGATCACGGCCTCGGTCGACAAGGTCGAGTCAGGCTCGCGGCTGGTGCAAAACGCCGGTGACACCATGCGCGAGATCGTTGACTCGGTGCAGCGGGTGAGTGACATCATTGGCGAGATCAGCGCCGCAGCGGCTGAGCAGTCACAAGGCATCAGCAGTGTCAATGTCGCAGTCGGTGAACTGGACCAGATGACGCAGCAGAATGCCGCCCTGGTCGAACAATCGGCCGCAGCGGCCGAGAGCCTGCGTGACCAGGCACAACGGCTGGAACAGGCGGTGTCGGTGTTTAAACTGGCGCACCTGGCCACGCTGAGCCAAACCGCTCTGGCCGCGCAGGCGCCTGCGCCCCGTTTGGGCCAGCCACATTTTCAAGCCCTGGGTCATACTCGCGGCTGA
- a CDS encoding ferredoxin reductase family protein codes for MKHIKLSFWGFLAGLAVLWLLADLRLEMPSGFGSWRNALINFTGIMGMGVMSVALMLAARPLMLEPFFGGLDKMYRLHKWLGISGLVWVTLHWLCKQSPSWLTNLGYLERHAHERAPEPANPIFKFLQSQRGLAEGVGEWAFYAAVLLMVLALVKWFPYHLFFKTHRWLAVAYLFLVVHAMVLMKFSYWGQLMGPVMALLMLGGSLAAVVILLRRVGLSRRVLGVVTLVNTHKPVRVLEVGVQLQGRWSGHQSGQFVFVRFDKVEGAHPFTISSAWTGDGHMVFLIKGLGDYTTLLPSRLKLGDPVHIEGPYGQFNFDSDCERQIWVGGGIGITPFVARLEELVLAPQAKPIDLFYATASPYHLAIHKLKLLAREARVTLHVLVEAQDGRLTAQSICALVPDWRLGDIWFCGPAKFGQALKTDFATRGLSGKNFHDELFDLR; via the coding sequence GTGAAACACATCAAACTGAGCTTCTGGGGTTTTTTGGCTGGGCTGGCCGTGTTGTGGTTGCTGGCTGACCTGCGCTTGGAGATGCCATCGGGTTTTGGCAGCTGGCGCAATGCCTTGATCAACTTCACCGGCATCATGGGTATGGGCGTGATGAGTGTGGCGCTGATGCTGGCCGCACGACCACTGATGCTGGAGCCGTTTTTCGGTGGCCTGGACAAGATGTACCGCCTGCACAAATGGCTGGGTATCAGCGGCCTGGTGTGGGTCACGCTGCACTGGTTGTGTAAACAAAGCCCTAGCTGGCTGACCAACCTGGGTTATCTGGAGCGCCACGCGCATGAGCGCGCGCCCGAGCCTGCAAACCCGATTTTCAAATTCCTGCAAAGCCAGCGCGGCCTGGCCGAGGGTGTGGGTGAGTGGGCTTTTTACGCCGCCGTGTTGCTGATGGTGCTGGCGCTGGTCAAGTGGTTTCCGTACCACCTATTTTTCAAAACCCACCGCTGGCTGGCCGTGGCTTACCTGTTTCTGGTGGTCCATGCCATGGTGTTGATGAAGTTCAGTTACTGGGGGCAACTGATGGGCCCGGTGATGGCGTTGCTGATGCTGGGTGGCAGCCTGGCTGCGGTGGTGATTCTGTTGCGGCGGGTTGGCCTGAGCCGACGGGTGCTGGGTGTGGTGACGCTGGTCAATACCCACAAGCCCGTGCGGGTGCTGGAGGTGGGCGTGCAGCTCCAGGGTCGCTGGTCGGGCCATCAGAGCGGGCAGTTTGTGTTTGTCCGCTTTGATAAGGTGGAGGGCGCACACCCCTTCACCATCTCATCCGCCTGGACGGGGGACGGCCATATGGTGTTTCTGATCAAGGGGTTGGGTGACTACACCACGCTGCTGCCCAGCCGCCTCAAGCTGGGTGACCCGGTCCACATCGAAGGGCCTTACGGCCAGTTCAACTTTGACAGCGACTGTGAACGCCAGATCTGGGTCGGTGGTGGCATTGGCATCACGCCCTTTGTCGCCCGGCTGGAAGAGCTGGTGCTGGCACCGCAGGCCAAACCCATCGACCTGTTCTACGCCACCGCCTCACCCTACCACCTGGCCATCCACAAACTCAAGCTGCTCGCACGTGAAGCCCGGGTGACGCTGCATGTGCTGGTGGAGGCCCAGGACGGCAGACTCACCGCGCAAAGCATCTGCGCGCTGGTGCCCGACTGGCGCCTGGGTGACATCTGGTTTTGTGGCCCCGCCAAATTTGGCCAGGCGCTCAAGACCGACTTTGCGACACGCGGCTTGTCCGGTAAAAACTTTCACGACGAGTTGTTTGACTTGCGCTGA
- a CDS encoding cupin domain-containing protein, whose amino-acid sequence MSTHAQTFIQALQLQPHPEGGYYRETYRSPLRMDVTQAENGPAVQRHASTGIYFLLEQGNFSAFHRIRSDEMWHFYAGQALEVLEINPAGDLRCTRLGPDVAQGEVFQHVVPAHTWFASRVADGGAFSLVGCTVAPGFDFADFCLADRATLSANFPQHQQLIQTLTR is encoded by the coding sequence ATGAGCACCCACGCCCAGACTTTCATCCAGGCCCTGCAGTTGCAGCCCCACCCAGAAGGCGGCTATTACCGGGAAACCTACCGCAGCCCGCTGCGGATGGACGTGACCCAAGCTGAGAATGGCCCAGCGGTTCAGAGACATGCCAGCACCGGCATCTACTTCTTGCTGGAGCAGGGCAACTTCTCCGCGTTTCACCGCATCCGCTCTGATGAGATGTGGCACTTTTATGCCGGGCAGGCGCTCGAGGTGCTTGAGATCAACCCGGCCGGAGACTTGCGCTGCACCCGCCTGGGGCCGGATGTGGCCCAGGGTGAGGTTTTTCAGCATGTGGTGCCCGCCCACACCTGGTTTGCGTCCCGGGTGGCTGATGGGGGCGCTTTCTCGCTGGTGGGCTGCACCGTGGCGCCCGGTTTTGATTTTGCCGACTTCTGTCTGGCGGATCGCGCTACGTTAAGCGCAAACTTTCCGCAGCACCAGCAGCTCATCCAGACGCTGACGCGCTGA
- a CDS encoding DMT family transporter, which translates to MTTLPLQQPAHLLRLSDLTLLVVAMVWGTSYGVAKGALAFYPVLGFLALRFGLTFVLLLSSLLRASAQQRRDAWRSGLPLGGWLLAIFLCETFGVAHTQASNAALLISLCVVMTPFAQWWLLGQRPAPALFGFAAVSLLGAALLSGGLTGGLAWGDGLMLGAAVLRAILVCQTSRLTRQSSATSLQLTAVQSGVICLGCLLLALLTRGGLPDLPSQMVFWQGTLYLVLGCTVFAFFAQNWALKHSAPSRVALLTSSEPAFGALFAVWWLGESLSPLGWLGAALIVLAALWTTWRRH; encoded by the coding sequence ATGACCACCCTGCCCCTCCAACAACCCGCGCACCTGCTGCGCCTGTCCGACCTGACCCTGCTGGTCGTGGCCATGGTCTGGGGCACCAGCTATGGCGTGGCCAAAGGAGCGCTGGCCTTTTACCCGGTGCTGGGTTTTCTGGCGCTGCGTTTTGGCCTGACCTTTGTGCTGCTGTTGTCCAGCTTGCTGCGCGCCAGCGCCCAACAGCGCCGCGACGCCTGGCGCAGCGGGCTACCACTGGGGGGCTGGTTGCTGGCGATTTTTCTGTGTGAGACCTTTGGTGTGGCGCACACCCAGGCCAGCAATGCGGCCTTGCTGATCAGCCTGTGTGTGGTGATGACACCGTTTGCCCAGTGGTGGCTGCTGGGCCAGCGCCCGGCGCCCGCGCTGTTTGGCTTTGCTGCGGTCTCGCTGCTCGGGGCTGCGCTGCTCAGCGGCGGTTTGACCGGCGGCCTGGCCTGGGGTGATGGCCTGATGCTGGGCGCGGCGGTGTTGCGCGCCATTCTGGTCTGCCAGACCAGCCGGCTCACGCGCCAAAGCAGCGCCACCAGCCTGCAGCTCACCGCCGTGCAGTCCGGCGTGATCTGCCTTGGTTGCCTGCTGCTGGCGCTACTGACACGCGGCGGGTTGCCCGATTTGCCCAGCCAAATGGTCTTCTGGCAGGGCACGCTGTACTTGGTGCTGGGCTGCACCGTGTTTGCCTTTTTTGCGCAGAATTGGGCGCTCAAACACAGCGCGCCCAGCCGGGTGGCTTTGCTCACCAGCAGCGAACCTGCCTTTGGTGCGCTGTTTGCAGTGTGGTGGCTCGGAGAGTCGCTCAGCCCCCTGGGCTGGCTGGGGGCGGCATTGATTGTGCTGGCAGCGTTGTGGACCACGTGGCGGCGCCACTGA
- a CDS encoding sensor domain-containing diguanylate cyclase, which yields MPEITPTAAPRGKTHWAVHVNHRHRSLGYAMLLVVVGLHVAPQDRSPLLWLVLVAHFAVYPQLAFWLARRAADPMAAEIRHMYLDALSLGAWIAVLHFPLWISFVMVIGCLLNLTLYRGTRGWLEALSLLAVGCALAGSITGWTLQPQTDPWVTALAIVSVSLYLFFVSLDSQKRSMRLRDTRQELQTKELALQQQLAEIQSLQTQLREQVRRDALTGLFNRHHLSDVMERELARCARDGQPLSLLMIDIDYFKRINDSYGHQVGDDVLRETARLLLERTRDSDMLFRYGGEEFLLVLVAADAVVAKAVAEELRQRYELSPLALAGRPVMATLSIGVATFADHGVDFYSLVQAADQALYRAKRAGRNRVEVA from the coding sequence TTGCCAGAAATAACGCCCACCGCTGCGCCAAGGGGCAAGACCCACTGGGCAGTGCATGTCAACCACCGCCACCGCAGCCTGGGTTATGCCATGTTGCTGGTGGTGGTTGGTTTGCACGTGGCTCCGCAAGACCGAAGCCCGCTGCTCTGGCTGGTGTTGGTGGCGCACTTTGCGGTGTACCCCCAGCTGGCCTTCTGGCTTGCCCGGCGCGCCGCCGACCCGATGGCGGCAGAAATCAGACACATGTATCTGGATGCGCTGAGTCTTGGCGCGTGGATCGCGGTGCTGCATTTCCCGCTTTGGATCAGCTTTGTCATGGTGATCGGCTGTTTGCTGAACCTCACCCTGTACCGCGGTACACGCGGTTGGCTGGAGGCGCTGAGTTTGTTGGCCGTGGGCTGTGCGTTGGCCGGGTCGATCACCGGCTGGACACTGCAGCCCCAGACCGATCCCTGGGTGACGGCGCTGGCTATTGTCTCGGTCTCTCTGTATCTGTTTTTTGTGTCTCTGGACAGCCAGAAACGCTCGATGCGGCTGCGTGACACCCGCCAGGAGTTACAAACCAAAGAGCTGGCCTTGCAACAACAGTTGGCCGAGATCCAGAGCCTGCAGACCCAATTGCGCGAGCAGGTACGCCGTGATGCGTTGACAGGCTTGTTCAACCGGCACCACCTGAGCGACGTCATGGAGCGGGAGCTGGCACGCTGCGCCCGCGATGGGCAGCCACTGAGCCTGCTGATGATTGATATTGACTATTTCAAGCGCATCAACGACAGCTATGGGCACCAGGTGGGCGACGATGTGTTGCGTGAAACCGCCCGCTTGCTGCTGGAGCGCACGCGCGACAGCGACATGTTGTTCCGTTACGGTGGCGAGGAGTTTTTGCTGGTGCTGGTGGCCGCAGATGCCGTGGTGGCCAAGGCGGTGGCCGAAGAGCTGCGCCAGCGTTACGAGCTGAGTCCGCTGGCACTGGCGGGCCGCCCGGTCATGGCGACGCTGTCCATCGGTGTGGCCACGTTTGCCGACCATGGCGTGGATTTTTACAGCCTGGTGCAAGCGGCTGATCAGGCGCTGTACCGCGCCAAACGCGCCGGACGCAACCGCGTCGAGGTTGCCTGA
- a CDS encoding LLM class flavin-dependent oxidoreductase — protein sequence MTPSRSLQLSMLDLVAIREGGTVAQALALALQTAQHAESLGFTRYWLAEHHNMAGIASSATAVLVGYIAGGTQHIRVGSGGIMLPNHAPLVVAEAFGTLAELYPGRIDLGLGRAPGTDRLTMRALRRDRAETEQDFPRDVAELQRLLGPVQPGQGIIAMPGADTNVPIWLLGSSLFSAQLAAERGLPYAFAAHFAPRLLHQALALYRSLFKPSKTLSQPYVVVGVPLMAADSDEEAEFLASSTYQRVLGILTGARQRLQPPTPGFMETLQPQERAAIGDFLSAAVIGGPAKVASGLAALAEATQANELMLVCDVFEPARRLRSLEIAAKACGLGPVDTSR from the coding sequence ATGACCCCATCCCGATCCCTCCAACTCTCCATGCTCGACCTGGTCGCTATCCGAGAAGGTGGCACCGTGGCGCAGGCGCTGGCCCTTGCCTTGCAGACCGCGCAGCACGCGGAGTCGCTGGGCTTCACCCGCTACTGGCTGGCCGAACACCACAACATGGCCGGTATTGCCAGCTCGGCCACGGCGGTGCTGGTGGGCTACATCGCCGGTGGCACCCAACACATCCGGGTCGGCTCCGGTGGCATCATGTTGCCCAACCATGCGCCGCTGGTGGTGGCCGAGGCTTTTGGCACCTTGGCCGAGCTGTACCCGGGCCGGATTGACCTGGGTCTGGGGCGTGCCCCCGGCACCGACCGGCTCACCATGCGCGCCCTGCGGCGTGACCGCGCCGAGACAGAGCAGGACTTTCCGCGTGATGTGGCCGAACTGCAGCGGCTGCTGGGGCCTGTCCAGCCCGGGCAAGGCATCATTGCCATGCCGGGCGCCGATACCAATGTGCCGATCTGGCTGCTGGGTTCGAGCCTGTTCTCGGCCCAACTGGCGGCTGAGCGTGGCCTGCCTTATGCGTTTGCGGCGCACTTTGCACCACGCCTCTTGCACCAGGCGCTGGCCTTGTATCGCAGCCTGTTCAAGCCGTCCAAAACACTGAGCCAGCCCTATGTGGTGGTGGGGGTGCCCCTGATGGCGGCCGACAGTGACGAAGAAGCCGAGTTTCTGGCCAGCAGCACCTACCAACGGGTGCTGGGCATCTTGACCGGTGCCCGCCAGCGGTTGCAGCCACCCACACCCGGCTTCATGGAGACACTGCAGCCGCAGGAACGCGCCGCCATCGGCGACTTCCTGTCTGCCGCCGTGATTGGTGGCCCGGCCAAGGTGGCCAGCGGCCTGGCGGCCCTGGCCGAGGCCACCCAGGCCAATGAGCTGATGCTGGTGTGTGATGTGTTCGAGCCAGCGCGGCGCCTGCGTTCGCTGGAGATTGCCGCGAAGGCCTGTGGCCTTGGCCCGGTCGACACCAGCCGCTAA
- a CDS encoding alpha/beta fold hydrolase, translating into MNSPHPNPSCAAALAPLAPVEGRTSGAWPIHYEVLGNPAHPAMVLIMGLGLQLVAWPDSLCQALVAGGYRVVRFDNRDCGLSARAPAHGRFDLLRTIAASVLKLPVPSPYTLHDMALDTLGVMDALQIQQAHIVGVSMGGMIGQVLAAAHPQRVLSLTSIMSTSGHPRLQQPALHVRRVVVSRPARPKDIESVIDNQVRIVRTIGSPVFRESDAALRERVGRGIRRAYEPAGLTRQVMAIIASGDRRPLLRRITAPTLVIHGRDDPLVPLPGGQDTADHIPGAKLLVVEGMGHDLSPALLPQLAQAILARCQSISASGPYNH; encoded by the coding sequence ATGAACTCACCCCACCCCAACCCCTCGTGTGCTGCCGCTTTGGCCCCGCTGGCGCCTGTCGAAGGCCGCACCAGCGGCGCCTGGCCCATCCATTACGAGGTGCTGGGCAACCCGGCGCATCCGGCCATGGTGCTGATCATGGGTTTGGGCTTGCAGCTCGTGGCCTGGCCCGACAGCTTGTGCCAGGCCCTGGTGGCAGGCGGCTACCGCGTGGTGCGTTTTGACAACCGCGACTGCGGCCTGTCGGCCCGTGCCCCGGCCCATGGGCGGTTTGACTTGCTGCGCACCATTGCCGCCTCGGTGCTCAAGCTGCCGGTGCCTTCGCCCTACACCTTGCACGACATGGCGTTGGACACATTGGGGGTGATGGATGCGCTGCAGATCCAGCAGGCCCACATCGTTGGGGTGTCGATGGGCGGCATGATTGGCCAGGTGCTGGCCGCTGCGCACCCGCAACGGGTGCTGAGCCTGACCTCCATCATGTCCACCAGTGGCCACCCGCGCCTGCAACAACCCGCGTTGCATGTGCGCCGTGTGGTGGTGAGCCGCCCGGCGCGGCCCAAGGACATCGAATCGGTGATCGACAACCAGGTGCGCATCGTGCGCACCATCGGCAGCCCGGTGTTCCGTGAGTCTGACGCAGCGTTGCGCGAGCGGGTTGGTCGCGGCATCCGGCGCGCCTATGAACCCGCTGGCCTGACGCGCCAGGTGATGGCCATCATCGCCAGTGGTGACCGCCGCCCCTTGCTGCGCCGCATCACCGCACCCACCCTGGTCATCCATGGCCGCGACGACCCGCTGGTGCCCCTGCCCGGCGGCCAGGACACGGCGGACCACATCCCCGGTGCCAAATTGCTGGTGGTGGAGGGCATGGGGCACGACCTCTCGCCCGCGCTGCTGCCCCAGTTGGCCCAGGCCATTCTGGCCCGTTGTCAAAGCATTTCGGCCTCTGGCCCTTATAACCATTGA
- a CDS encoding LysR family transcriptional regulator — MNTPLENLTDMAVFACVVDAGSFSAAARHLGVTPSAVSRQVARLEAALHVRLLERSTRKLRLTEAGSAAYSRCQTLVAAAREVMALSDTQSATPRGLVRISMPKAFGRQVIHPLMPVFLARYPEVDVQLIITDRVVDLFEEAVDLAIRLTDAPPPGLAGRPLMPVHHRVCASPNYLRTHGTPVHPRDLAQHSCLYLGEDERDRHWRFRQGGDEVTVRVSGRYVANHSEVRLDGALQHLGLASLPDFTTRQALASGQLVSVLDDWTHVTDYAGTAWLLYPPNRYLAPKLRVWIDFVVAGLAADFG, encoded by the coding sequence ATGAATACCCCGCTTGAGAACCTCACCGACATGGCCGTCTTTGCCTGTGTGGTGGACGCGGGCAGCTTCTCGGCGGCGGCGCGGCATCTGGGTGTGACACCGTCGGCGGTGAGCCGCCAGGTGGCCCGGCTGGAGGCCGCTTTGCACGTGCGCCTGCTCGAGCGCAGCACCCGCAAGCTGCGCCTGACCGAGGCTGGCAGCGCCGCCTACAGCCGCTGTCAAACCCTGGTGGCTGCCGCGCGCGAGGTGATGGCGCTCAGCGACACCCAAAGCGCCACACCGCGTGGGCTGGTGCGTATCAGCATGCCCAAGGCCTTTGGCCGCCAAGTTATTCACCCGCTGATGCCGGTCTTTCTGGCGCGTTACCCCGAGGTGGACGTGCAACTGATCATCACCGACCGGGTGGTGGACTTGTTTGAGGAGGCGGTGGACCTGGCGATCCGGCTCACCGACGCGCCACCACCCGGCCTGGCCGGGCGCCCGCTGATGCCGGTGCATCACCGGGTGTGCGCCAGCCCCAACTACCTGCGCACCCACGGCACACCGGTGCACCCGCGTGATCTGGCCCAGCACAGCTGCCTGTACCTGGGCGAAGACGAACGCGACCGCCACTGGCGCTTTCGCCAGGGCGGCGACGAGGTGACGGTGCGTGTGTCTGGTCGTTATGTCGCGAACCACAGCGAGGTACGGCTTGACGGCGCCTTGCAGCACCTGGGCCTGGCCAGCCTGCCCGACTTCACAACACGCCAGGCGCTGGCCAGTGGGCAACTGGTGTCGGTGCTGGACGACTGGACCCATGTCACCGACTACGCCGGGACGGCCTGGCTGCTGTACCCGCCTAACCGTTATCTGGCGCCCAAGTTGCGTGTCTGGATCGACTTTGTGGTGGCTGGCCTCGCCGCAGATTTTGGGTAA